In Cryptomeria japonica chromosome 1, Sugi_1.0, whole genome shotgun sequence, the sequence AATGCAGAAAGAACATAATGCGAATGCAAATGAAATAATTGAGATGCAATTATTGTTTTATTATTTCGTTCTACAAGAAGGGGATATGGCGGAATCGGTAGACGCTACGGACTTAAATTTTTTGAGCCTTGGTATGGAAACTTACCAAGTGATAGCATCCAAATCCAGGGAACCCTGGGATATTTTGAATGGGGAATCCTGAGCCAAATCCTATTTATAGAGACAATAGTTTCCTTTCCGAGAAAGGGATAGGTGCAGAGACTCAACGGAAGCTATTCTAACGAATCCAACATAATTTGAATTGGATACAATACATTATTTACAGAAtgtcttttgtattttatttaacgCTTGAAAAAGCATTATATATCACCAATAAACAAAAATAACGATTAGAGCTTTAATTGTTCTAGGTTTGTTATGCCTGGCTTCAAATCGAAATTGAAGGATTTTTCCAATTAAGAGCTTCTCTAGAAAGAGATGATTTGCGTTTACTCCAATTTTTGGAAGTAATAATTGGACGAGGATAAAGATAGAGTCCAATTCTACATGTCAATGTCAACAACAATGAAAATTGGAGTAGGAGGAAAATCCGTTGGTTTTATAGATCGTGAGGGTTCGAGTCCCTCTATCCCCATCAAAGAAGtctgttttttttctattttttatttattaggcGTGTTACTAAGAACATAAGAAGTTTTAATTGTATGACACAATTTGTGCCtgcttatgtatatatatatatatatatatatatatatctttgtgtgtAACTGTATACAACATTATATATGTTATGTTTTTATTTGCATTGTTGCTTCTACTCTTTCAAATGCTGTCTTTtaccttttttgtttttagttgACAGGAGTTTGGTTACTGTGCTAGTATGATGCACAGGGGAACAGCCGGGATAGCTCAGTTGGTAGAGCAGAGGACTGAAAATCCTTGTGTCACCAGTTCAAATCTGGTTCCTGGCATGTATACTTTTATAAGTACGAAAAAGGATTAGTAGAcctcattataataataatataggtatagatatatatctatcaatatttatatatttatattgattGATTTAGAATAATCAGCAGTGATTCTATGTTATTGAATCAATAGGGAGTTTGTCCAAGTTATTTCAAAGGGAATaaaaactacttgaaataactcGAACTAGAGAGCAATTAAAAAATGATTATTTCTTAATAGAAAGATTGAGAGAAAATAGCTTCTACCTTAGCATTATATAAAAATAGAACTAGATCGGGGTAAAGACCAATACCTATGATTGGTAGAAAGAGACAGATCAAAATAAAAAGTTCGCGTGGTCCCGAATCCTTAAAATAAGGATTCGGGACATTCAAAACCTTATATCCATAGAACATTCGACGTAACATAGATAACAAATAAATGGGAGTTAATATCATTCCAATTGCCGCTATTGCAGTAATAATGATCCGAAAGGTCGAAGAATATTTATGATTAGTAATTACGCCCAAAAATATCATTAATCATATTTGATAGTTTCTGCTGTAATAGAATTAGCTTGTTGTATGCCTTTTTCGCTGGGGATTTCCCGGAAGAAATCGTCGTATTTTCCTTCAATTTCGTATGAAGGATATTCAGGCGATCAAAATGGAAGTTCAAGAAGGTCTTTTTCCTCGTCGTGTTCTTTATATGGAAATAAAGGGCCAACAAGACATCCCCTTAACTCGTACTGAAGAAAATTTGACCCTGCGTGAAATGGAACAGAAAGCTGCCGAATTAGCCCGTTTTTTGCGCGTATCCATTGAAGGATTTTGAAATGAGGGGGGAAAGTCTTCTTAATATACAAATTGATAGATCTCGTATCAGTAGATACCAAAAAAAGTTTTGACATAACATTTGTCTGGGGGGAAAGACCATATAGCCAGTATATTTCCACCAACACGAAATGTTACTTATGGAACCATACCGATATTCTTTGGCAGTTCGCAAACACTCCATATCATTCTTTATCTATTAGAAAACACGGGTATAATATCTTAAAAGAATACAATGAAGTAGATGACTATTGTTTTTTACACCTTTTTTTACATATGCGCCCGAAATATTATCATCTCCTCTATGTACCAAAGAGTCCAGAATTGAACTTCAATTTTCATTTATTTGCCACTCAAATTGAAGCGACTCTTCGGGTCAAGAGTTaaataagaaaacaataaataGAAAATGAGTTCGGATCCAAGCAATTTTCAAGGATTGATCCTTCCTTTTTTTACTCTACTTCTCAGTCGGAACAAACCATCTTTCATCCGAAAGATATTTTCTTTCAAGGTCGAAGAATTACACAAAAGATCATTCTATGGATCTCATACCTCGTTCTATAATTCGTACTTTGTTCAGATTTTGGACAGAGCTAACGAGTCAATCGAGCTCGTTAGCGATTCACGAATTGGAAGTCGCCAAATATAAAACATTCGCTTCTCTACAATATCTTACATGTTTAATAGTATTGCCTTGGGCAATTTCAATTTCATTACAGAACAGTTTAGAATCTTGGGTTACAAATTGGTGGAATACTGGTCAATCAAAAATTTTTTTTGATTATTTACAAGAAGAAAACGctataagaaaatttgaaaaaatagaagAACTATTCctgttagaaataatggtgaaagattaTTCAGAAACGCCTTCACAAGATATTCGTGTAGAGATGCAGAAAAAGATGATCCAATTGGTCAAAATATATAATCAAGATTGTATCCACATCATCTCACATTTATTAGCAAATCTAATAGGTTTGGTTCTTCTAAGTGTTTGTCTCATTCTGGGTAAGAAGAAACTTGGCATTCTAAATTCTTGGATCCAAGAAGTCTTCTACAGCCTAAGCGACACAATGAAAGCTTTTTCTATTCTTTTAGTAACCGATCTATGTATTGGGTTTCATTCGCCCCATGGTTGGGAACTGATGATCAATTGGATCTTCGAAAATTATGGATTTGCTCATAACGAACGAATAATATCTggtcttgtttcaacttttccagtCATCTTAGACACAATTTTCAAATATTGGATCTTCCGCCGTTTAAATCGTATATCTCCTTCACTTGTAGTAATTTATCACTCGATGAATGAATAACCAATGGTTTCTCCCCCATTTGACCCCCcctcttttttactttttttaggGCGATACTTCTTATTTTTTAGCTTTAGGTTTAATATAGTAGCAGAATTGCAGGCAGGTAACTATGATAGTTACCTACCaccattttatttaaaataaaagaattgtaaCAAAAAATTGAACTATGCAAAATAGAAAAACTTATGATGACTGGGTGAAAAAGTGGATAACTCAATCAATTTCCGTCTTAATAATGATAGATATAATGACTCGCACATCTATTGCAAATGCATATCCCATTTTTGCACAGCAAGCTTATGAGAATCCTCGAGAAGCAACTGGGCGTATTGTATGTGCAAATTGTCATTTGGCTAAAAAACCTGTGGAGATTGAAGTTCCACAGTCCGTGCTTCCTGATACCGTTTTTGAAGCAGTTGTTAAAATACCCTATGATAAGCAAATAAAACAAGTTCTTGCTAATGGCAAGAAAGGGACTTTAAATGTAGGAGCTGTTCTTATTTTACCCGAAGGTTTCGAATTAGCTCCTCCGGATCGTATTTATCCTgagattaaggaaaaaataggtgatcttTATTTTCAAAACTATCGTCCCAATCAAAAAAATATTCTAATAATAGGTCCTGTTCCTGGTCAAAAATATAGTGAAATTGTATTTCCTATCCTTTCACCAAATCCCGCTACTAATAAAGCAGCTCACTTCCTGAAATATCCCATATATGTAGGTGGTAATAGAGGAAGAGGACAAATTTATCCCGATGGGAGCAAAAGCAACAATACAGTCTATAACGCTTCAGCAACGGGTAAAGTAAGTAAAATTGTGCGTAAAGAAAAGGGTGGATATCAAATAACTATTGATAATCCATCAGACGGTCGACAAGTGGTTGACTTTGTACCTCCGGGACCGGAACTTCTTGTTTCAGAAGGCGAATTCATCAAGGCGGATCAGTCGTTAACGAATAACCCTAATGTGGGTGGATTTGGTCAGGAAAATGCAGAAATAGTACTTCAAGATCCTTTACGTGTTCAAGGTCTTTTATTATTCTTAGCATCTGTCGTTTTAGCACAGATATTTCTGGTTCTTAAGAAGAAACAATTTGAGAAAGTTCAATTGGTCGAAATGAATTTTTAGGCGCATAAAAGTGAATCTCCATCTTATGGATGATTCATGCAATTATGTAAATAAAAATTGCAATAATAAAGTCATACTTTTTCGGAGCCCTTCATTTGCCCCTTCCCTCTGTTCGAATATATTGATTGATTGTGAAGAATGAGGAGATATAAATATGTGCATCTTTAATAATGAGTGATTCAGGAACAAACTTGTTAAACAGTGAGTTCCCTAGTTATGCGCGACAttcaatattatatatatgttatcTTTTTTCACCTTGATTTATCATATTCAAA encodes:
- the LOC131875457 gene encoding cytochrome f, with the protein product MQNRKTYDDWVKKWITQSISVLIMIDIMTRTSIANAYPIFAQQAYENPREATGRIVCANCHLAKKPVEIEVPQSVLPDTVFEAVVKIPYDKQIKQVLANGKKGTLNVGAVLILPEGFELAPPDRIYPEIKEKIGDLYFQNYRPNQKNILIIGPVPGQKYSEIVFPILSPNPATNKAAHFLKYPIYVGGNRGRGQIYPDGSKSNNTVYNASATGKVSKIVRKEKGGYQITIDNPSDGRQVVDFVPPGPELLVSEGEFIKADQSLTNNPNVGGFGQENAEIVLQDPLRVQGLLLFLASVVLAQIFLVLKKKQFEKVQLVEMNF
- the LOC131855869 gene encoding chloroplast envelope membrane protein-like; its protein translation is MDLIPRSIIRTLFRFWTELTSQSSSLAIHELEVAKYKTFASLQYLTCLIVLPWAISISLQNSLESWVTNWWNTGQSKIFFDYLQEENAIRKFEKIEELFLLEIMVKDYSETPSQDIRVEMQKKMIQLVKIYNQDCIHIISHLLANLIGLVLLSVCLILGKKKLGILNSWIQEVFYSLSDTMKAFSILLVTDLCIGFHSPHGWELMINWIFENYGFAHNERIISGLVSTFPVILDTIFKYWIFRRLNRISPSLVVIYHSMNE